TGTGAAACATCACACATTTCGACTTTTTTCACCGATATTCATTGTAAAATCTAGCTACCCCTATTAAAATGAAGGTACATTCAAGGCATGTCTAGTTCTTCATGCATAGAAGTCTGAGAGGAGTATGAACGTGAGGAAGAAATCTCATCTACGTCGTAATCGGCGCGGTACGCTCGTCCGCTTACTCGTCACGGCAAGCTTGGTGTCTACGACGCTGTCCTCCCCAATGGCGCTGCCTGCGCATGCGAGCTCCGTTCGTTCGGCGATCGTATCGGAGGTTACCGGAACGGTTACATATAAGAAATCTGGTGGCTCCAGATCCAATACCGTCTATCAAGACTTGACACTTAATGAGGGCGATTCGATCTCAACAGGCTCTGGTGCCTATGCTGTGCTGAAGATCGCCGATCGCGATGATCTCATTACGATTGATCAGAACACGGAGGTATACATATCCGAGCTGGTGGAAATCGATGGCGCGAAGAAGTCGAAGCTGAAGATGTGGGCTGGCTCTCTGTGGAGCAAGGTGAAGTCACTCGTCGCAAGCTCCGATGAGGTCGAGGTGGCAACGCCGACTGCGGTCATGGGTGTTCGCGGCACGCACTTCTATACGTATGTCAATCCGTTGACCGGCCAGGAGCTCATGCTCGTTGCCTCCGGGCGGGTACACGTCAATACGATTACAGCGACCGAGCTGATGGATACGCAAGGGGCGGTCATCTCGCCGTCGGAGTCGGGCAAATCGGTCATGGTGTACCCGGCGCAGCAAGTTACACTTGATAAAGGGCAAGAGGTACAAGATCTGAAGACGAAGGTAGAGTACGTCGACATCAATGAGCTCGTATCTGTTGCATCGCCTGCGGTGCTAGGCAAAATTATTGAGAATGTGCCGGATATTCTGCAGGAGAACGAAAAAGTCAAGGAGCAGCTGAAGCAGAAGTTCGAGCAGGGTGCTCAGAAGCCGGATCCGAATGCGGCCTTGTTCATTCCAACTGATGAGGTGCTGAAGAAGATTCAGTCCAATATTGATGCATTCTTGCCAAACGTGGCGAAGCAAGCGGTTGAGCAGAAAAAAGTAACGGAGCAGCAAATTCAAAATACGAATGCCAAAATTGCGGAAGCTCAAAAAAAGCTGGATCTGAACAATGTGCCAAAGCTCGATCCGAATGCAGGTAAAGATCCTGCGGCAGGGAAGCCGGTGAGCAAGCCGGCTGTCCAGGTCGGAGCGGGCAAGGAGGCCGAGGAGAACCGAAAGGCGGCTCCACAGCAAGCGATCGAGCAAGCGAAGGCGAGCACAACGAGCAAGGCCGCTGAGAATACGAAGGTAGAGACGAAGCTCGTTCAGACCGCCGAGCAGACGCTGTTGAACAGCTATACGGCATCGCAGCAGCAGCAATTCAATAAAGCGAAGACGGACAATACAGCGGCTAACCCGCAGCCTGTACAGGTGCCAAATTCCTCAGGCGGCGGAAGCAGCGGCGAGGTGCCGGCGAAGCCGGAGCTCGTCAGTACGGCGGTGACGAAGGCGCTAGTCAACCAAGAGGTCGAGCTGAAGCTGAAGGCAGCAGCAGGGACGACCGTTTCGGTCAAGAAGGCGGGCAGCACGGAGTCACCGCAGAGCGCAGCCGTTGTGGACGGAACAGCGACGATTAAGGTGAAGTTCAGCCAGCGCGGAACGTATACGTTGCACGCTTATACGACGAATAGCAACGGATCGAGCGAGTCGATCAGCCTGCCAGCTATTCAAGTGTACGAGCCAGCGGTGAAGGCGGTGCAAGCCGGACCGAGAAGCGGCTCCGAGGTAAGGCTGCAGCTGGATATTCAAGATATCGTAGATGGCACCACCTTGAATGAAAAGTCGTTCTATGCAGTAGAGGTGCATTTGTTGTATGACAAGACGAAGCTGACCTACAATGGACCAAAAGCGCTGCCTGATAATGACGGCACGCTATTCGACGGAGCTAATGGTGCCGAGGTAGTGAGGCAGGATAGTGGTGCAACACAAAGCGAGCTTACCTACGCTGGGTCACTCTTCCAGTCCTCGACTTCGAATCCAGCTAGTGAGATCAGTCTGAACGGTGCGAAGAAGACGCTTGCTTACATTCCGCTTACTGTGACGACGACGGACCCTTCGGCGGAAGTGACTGTGGCCTATGTGAAGGTCTTAGATAAGGCAGGGGACATCCTATTTGAGTCCAGCAACAGTCAGAAGCTGACCGTCAGCTTGACGAACTAGCGCATCCTGCAAGGTGAAGGAGAAACGAATATGAATAAAGTGTTACGAATCCTATTAGTCTCAGGGCTGGCAGCCGCTCTTGCTACAGGTGGCTCCGCCTCGGCGGCTTCCTTATTGGAGGGTGCGTTGCTCGGGGCGGATCAGAAGCCTCTGCTCACCGTCGATACCGCAGCTGGAACTGGACAACTCGGCAGCGCGAACGGCGCAGCCGCCTCGGCGACGTTCCGTATACCTGCCGGACTTGCGGTTAAGGCTGACGGGACTGTATATATCGCCGATTCCCGTAATCACGAGATACGCGCCATGAAGGATGGTAAGGTGGAGCTTGTCGCCGGTACGTTCTTCGATGTCGATGATAAGGGCTTCCCAGTGGGTGGTATGCTGGACGGTCAAGGGGAGCTAACCTTATTCACGAACCCTCACGGCATTTCGTTGGATAAAAATGGGAACTTGTACGTCGCTGACTCGGGTAATCATGCCATTCGCAAAATCGATGCATCCGGCAATGTGACGACGTTAGCGGGAGACGGAATTATCGGGCTCACGGATGATGTCGGCGGGAAGGCTCGCTTCTATCAGCCTCTGGATGTAGCTGTAGCCGATAATGGCACCGTCTATGTAGCGGATACGCTCAATCATGTCATTCGCCGCATTGCGACGAACGGCCAAGTGACGACGTTGAATGCGCCCTCTACTCGAGCGGTGGAAGTATCGCGTGGTCAGGCCGCTCCAGCGGGTGACTTCGCAGACGGCGAGCTGAAGAACGCGAAGTTCAACGAGCCGAGCGGTCTTGTCCTAGATGCGAAGGGCAACCTGTATGTGAGCGATTCGGGCAATCAGCGCATACGTTACATCGACCTGCAGCAGCAGACGGTAACGACGGTGGCAGGAGGCGGTCAAGCTTCCCGACTGACGGACTTGTATGTACCTGGCGAGTATGCAGACGGACCTGCTGCAGCGGCTCGCTTTCATTTTCCGATAGGGCTGGCCTTAACAGATAATGGCGGGATTGTCGTTGCGGATAGTCAGAATCACTCGATTCGTCTCATTGCGAACGGTCAAGTGACGACTGTTGCAGGTACAGCTAATCAGACAACGATGGAGCATGACGGCGTAGACAGGCATACAGGCTTTCATCGTCCGGTAGATGTTGCCGTGCTGAAGGATGGCAGTCTGCTCGTCGCCGATGCCTTCAATAATAAGCTTCGACATGTACAGCCATTCAAGCTTCCAGCTAATCTACCACAAGATGATAGCGTGAAGGTCGTCTTGAACAACGACTGGATTACGTTCGATGCACAACCGGAAATTACGAACGGACGCACGATGGTGCCGGTTGGTGCAATCTCCGAGGCGCTAGGCTACAAGGTGACGTTCGATGATGCGACAAGAGCAATTCAGTTGATCAAGGACGATGTGACCATTGAATTGTACGTTGATCGCACGGGGATTAAGCGATTGGTTGAAGGCGAGCGTGCCGTCGAGAAGGAGACGGACGCAGCTCCGTATATGAAGCAGGGCCGCACGTATGTGCCTGTTCGCTTCTTCGCTGAAGAGATCGGACTTGACGTGCAGTGGGATGGGAATTCCCGTACCGCTATTATTCGCACTAAGCTCCAAGACAATAATTAATCTCGATGTGGGCAGGAAAAGACTTATCCGATGGAGAAATGTATTTTAACATTCTTCATGAATCGGATCAGTCTTTTTTTCGACCTAGTGCCTTGCTCGGTTCATTATATCGTTCATCGGTGGGGGGAGGGGATTATCATGTCTATTGAGAACGACAAGCTGCTCGAGCGAATTGAACAGCTGGAGAAACGTAATCGAGAGCTGGAGCTGCTGCTTGCTTCTGCTTCTGTGCTGAGCCGCACGGATCTTGTTCAGGAGGAGCCGTTCTCGGTCAGTCTGATCCAATCACTCGTGCTGGCGCTTGATTCACGGGATCCGTATACGGCCGGTCATTCCTCGCGGGTAGCGCTATATTCGCTATGGATTGCTCGCAAGCTAGGCATGTCGGAGGAAGAGTGCCGTCAGTTCCATCGAGCTGCCTTAATGCACGACATTGGCAAGATCGGGGTGCCAGACCGTGTGCTGCTGAAGGAGGAGAGCTTGACCGACGAGGAGTTCCAGGTCATGATCTCCCATACGACGATCGGCGCGCGCATCTTATCGAAGCTGGAGCCGGAGTCGAGGATGGTGCAGGCGACGGAGGTCGCGAAGTACCATCATGAGAAGATGGACGGCTCGGGCTATCCGGAAGGGCTACTGGGCGAGGCGATTCCGTTCTTCGCGCGCATCGCTGCGGTAGCGGATGCATTCGATGCGATGACGACGGATCGGCCTTATGCGAAGGGGCGAAGCTATGCGGACGGGGTGAAGGAAATCATTCGGTGCCGGGGCACGCACTTCGATCCGGTCGTGGTCGATGCGTTCGAAGCGGTGATGCGCGAACGGCTCGGGCGTGAGTTCGATCGTTATGTGATGAAGCATGGTGATCTGGTGTAACAGAACCTGAGTGTACATAAGGAGCGACTCCCACAGGTATGCGGAGGCCGCTCCTTCTTCGTGTCTTACATGAGACTCCTCTTATCCGTTGACGATCAGCAGCACCGTCATCGCGACGATGACACCACCGACTGCCGAGCCTATCCAGATGATCAGCTTTTTATTCGGCTCATCCTTCGCTTTGCGCTTTGTGTAAGGAGAAATTTTTGGCTTGGACATTGTGATCCACCCTTTCCTTTGAGAGGTTATAAGCATATATTAACATATTGTAACCGTTTTAGTAGGAGGAAGTTGATGGGCTGTCCCCTTTATTTTTCCGGCGTAAAGCGATACACTGTCATCTAGAGACTTATTCGAATTAACGAACTGCAAGTACGGACGGAAGAGGGAGACACGCATGTTGTATAAGAAGATTGCAAAGCCCGTGCTGTTCCGCATGGACCCGGAAAAAGCGCATCACCTGATGATTGATCTTATGTATACGCTCGGTAACGTGCCAGGCGGCCGCCAAACGCTGAAGGCGATGTGGGGCGTCGGCTCGTATCCGGAGCTGGAGACGGAGGTTGTCGGCATCCGCTTCCCGAATCCCGTAGGACTCGCCGCTGGACTCGATAAGAACGGTAAGGCAGTGCCCGGCTTCTCAAGCATCGGCTTCGGCTTCATGGAGGTCGGGACGATCACGCCTCAGCCGCAGGAGGGTAATCCGCTGCCGCGCTTGTTCCGCCTGCCTGAAGACGGGGCGCTGATCAATCGCATGGGCTTCAATAACGTCGGAGTCGAGGGCATGAAGCGCAACCTGCGCAGTCAAGGCAGCCGCACCATTCCACTGGCTATTAATATTGGTAAAAATAAATCGACGCCGAACGAGGAAGCCGAGAACGATTACCGCCTCTGCATCCAGGCGCTGTACGGCTACGGCGACTTCTTCGTTGTGAATATCAGCTCGCCGAATACGCCTGATCTGCGTCAGCTGCAGCATGGAGACGACCTGTCGAGACTGCTGGCGGCGGTCAAGGATGAGATACGCGTGCAGCATGCGCAGTTCGGCGGCAAGGAGAAGCCGGTACTCGTGAAGATCGCTCCAGACTTGACGCCGGAGGAGACCGAATATACGGTGGCGACGATCGTGCGTAGCGGCGTGTCCGGCATCATCGTCTCGAACACGACGATTGGGCGTGATGGGCTTGCGCACCCGAATCGAGGCGAAGCAGGGGGCTTGAGCGGCAGACCGCTGACGTCGAAGTCGACGGAGCTTATTCGCAGTGTGTATAAGCTGACGGAGGGCAACGTTCCGATCATCGGCTCGGGGGGCATTTTCACCGCGGAGGACGCATATGAAAAAATACGGGCCGGGGCCAGCTTGGTCGAGGTATATACGGCGCTTATTTATGAAGGTCCCCCGCTGCTGAAGCAGATCAATCAAGGGCTGCGCAAGCTGCTGAAGAAGGACGGCTTCAAGCATATTTCGGAGGCGGTCGGCTCGGAGCATCGAGGTTAAGTCTAGGGAGGATCGCATATGGATGGTCGTGACTGGAAGAAGTTTCTCATCCCATACGAGCAAGCGGTAGAGGAGCTGAAGGTAAAGTTCAAGACGCTCCGCTCGGAGCTGAAGACGCGGGAGCAATATTCGCCGATTGAATTCGTTACCGGACGCGTGAAGCGAATTTCCAGCATATTGGAGAAGGCGAAGCGGTTAAGCGTGCCGATGGAGCAGCTCGAAACAGGCATTGAGGATATTGCCGGCATCCGCATTATGTGCCAATTCGTGGAGGACATCGAGCGTCTGGCCGAAATTATTCGTGCGCGCGAGGATATGACCGTGCTGTACGTGAAGGATTATATTAATAATAAGAAGCCGAGCGGGTATCGCAGCTACCATATTATCGTCGAATTCCCTGTGCAGACGGCGCTTGGCATGAAGCGGGTACTTGCGGAGATTCAGCTGCGGACGCTGGCTATGAATTTCTGGGCAACGATTGAGCATTCATTGAATTATAAATATCGTCAGAGCTTGCCGGAAGAAGTCGTCAACCGGTTAAGCAAGGCAGCGGAGGCGGCCTATCTGCTCGATCAAGAGATGAGCAGCATTCGCCATGAGATTATGGAGGCGCAGGAGCTGTTCGAGGATATGTCGAACATCGTGAACAAGCTCATGGACGGCATTCAGCAGCTCTACTTCTACCATCGCGTGCGCGAGGCGGCGCACTTCCAGCTTCGCTTCAACGAGCTGTGGGATTCGAACGATGTATGGCTGCTGAAGGAGCTGTCCAATCAGGTTGACGAGGCGATCAGCCGGGCGAAAAAAAGTACGTAGTCGTGATCCGCGGCGCTAAGAGTGCGTAGAGGAAGGAGCAAACGTTGTGGCTTCCCAGTACGATCGGTTGTATGTGCTGTTCGTCTATTATTTCAACGTGGAGCGGGATTACTTCGAGTGTCACGAGGTGATGGAGGAGCTGTGGCTGGAGGAGGGCCGGGATACACTGTATCAAGGCCTTCTGCAGGTCGCAGTCGGCCTCTACCATTACCGGAACGGTAATAACGGGGGAGCGGTCAAGCTGATGACGGCGGCGCTGGAGAAGCTGGAGGGGCAGCCTGACGACGTGCTGGGCATCGACCTGAAGCGCTTGCGCGAGGACAGCCGCATCTATCTGGATAAGCTGCATCGGCTTGCGGAGGAGCCGTTCGCGTTCTACGATCTCGATATTCGTATCCTAGACGCGGAGCTGTCGGCGCTTGTGGAGGAGCTGAAGCTGCATCCGCCGAGTCCGCACGAGGAGGAATAAGCAGAGCCGAGCCCCTTGATGGGACTCGGCTTGTTCGTGTTGTGGGTTTTGAGATTGGATTATAGAGGAGGAGAGTAAGGAATGAAGCGCAGTATGAACGAGCGAAAAACCGCCGTATTATTCGTCTGCCTTGGCAACATCTGCCGTTCGCCGATGGCGGAGGCGGTGTTCCGCAATGTCGTGTGTGAGGCGGGACTAGAGGACCGTATTCGGATCGATTCGGCCGGGACAGGCAACTGGCATGTCGGCAAGCCGCCTCATGAAGGGACGCGTGATATCTTGCAGCGTAACGGCATCTCGTGCGACGGACAGCGGGCGAGACAAGTGTCTGTGGACGATTTTAAGGAGTTCGATTATATCATCGCGATGGATACGCAGAACGAAGCGGATCTACGCCGCTTGCAGGGTGCAGAAGCGGGCTCGGCACAGCTGCTTCGTCTATTGGAGCTGCTGCCTGCTCGGGCATTGCGGGACGTGCCGGACCCTTATTTCACAGGCAACTTCGAGGAAGTGTATGAGATGGTGACGGAAGGCTGTCTCGCGCTGCTAGAGCGGATACGGGACGATTGGCGGCGGGAGGGGTAACAGGGAACTAACGTTCTATCTTTTGTTGTCAAGTTGTGGTAAACTACTAGAGTACAATTGAATCTTGGGTGGGCATGGTTTCCCTTCGAAAGGAGGTGAGACCATGGAGTTGAAAGATGCAATTACCATCATGATCTTATTCGCAACATTTATCCTAGCTCTTTTAACATACATCGGGAATAACTACAAGAGAAAGTAAAAACCCACCCCAAGGTTTCACGGCCGAAGGTGGGTTTTATTACTTCCAAAGACTTAGAAGGGAATAAACCATCCAAGCCAATTGTATAACCGAGTGTTTGCGGCACTCGGTTTTTCTTAAATTTAATAATAGCATATCTTCATAACGCTGAAAACCCGTAAATCGGTTGCTGACAGGTTTTTTGCTTGCTGTGGGCTAAAGATTACGACTTGTGCTTCTTAATGAAGCTCTCGAGTCCGGCTTTCTCTTGGGCACCGACGAGACGCTCGACTTCCTTGCCTTCCTTGTAGTAGATGAGCGTTGGCGTGTATTGGATGCTGTAGCGGCTCCAGCCGTCCTTGAACTCCTCGAGGTTGAACTGCTTGATGTCTGCGCCAAGCTCCTGAGCGAGCGGTGTCAGGATCGGTGTCGTCACCTTGCAATGCGAGCATGTGGAGGCGAAGTAGTACAGGAAGAAGCTTTCCTTCGCGGCGAGCTTCTTGTCCAGCTCTGCAGGCAGGATGATGTTCTGGTAGTTCGGGTCGTCAAGCAGCTTGACGGTCTCGACATGCAGCTTGTCCGGCGCGATGCCGTACACGTTGTCGGCATGCTTGCCGTACTTGGCGTTGTTCGACTGCTGGTTCAACACATACAGCACGCCGAACAGAACGACGATGATGGATAAGTAGATCGCGAGCTTTTTCAAAATCGTCCCCTCTTTCATGATATAGATATGATGGCCGTCAACCGTCAGCCTTTGCTTACGCAGCCAGCGGCACCTTCTACTATTTTAACGCATATCGGGTGGAATTACGAACCTTGCTGTGGTTGCGGCTTCCAGCGGTTCGCAGTACAATGTTACGAAGAGAAGGAACAGGCTGGAGGGTTGCTTGACCGAATGAAGACGACATTACGATTAGACAAGCTGCTTGCGCACTCGGGCTTCGGTACGCGCAGCGAGATCAAGCTGCTCGTGAAGCGCGGGGCGATCACGGTGAATGGCAAGCCGATCAAGGACAGCGGATTGCAGGTCCATCCCGAGCGCGATGATATACAGGTAGAAGGCGAGAAGGTGCGGTACCGGGAGTTCGTCTATTTGATGCTGAACAAGCCTCAGGGCGTCGTATCCGCAACGGAGGATAACCGTGACCGGACGGTGATCGATCTGGTGGATGCGGAGTATGCGCACTTTGAGCTTTTTCCTGTTGGGAGATTGGATAAGGATACGGAAGGGCTGCTGCTGCTGACGAACGATGGCAAGCTCGCGCACAACCTACTGTCGCCGCGCAAGCACGTCCCGAAGACGTACTATGCGAAGGTGGAGGGCGCGGTCAATGAACGAGATCAGGAGGCGTTCCGCGCTGGCGTGACGCTGGACGATGGGTACGAGACGATGCCTGCGGAGCTGCGTATCTTGCTGAAGGGGGATCCGTCGGCAGGCCTGCTATCGGAGATCGAGCTGACGATTATGGAGGGTAAGTTCCATCAGGTGAAACGGATGTTCGAGGCGGTCGGCAAGAAGGTCGTCTTCCTGAAGCGTCTGTCGATGGGACCGCTGAAGCTGGACCCGGAGCTGTCGACAGGCGAGTGCCGGGAGTTGATGGAGGAGGAGCTGCAGCAGCTGCAGGCGCATGGGAGCGGGAGCGAATAGCGGCAGCACCTGCTGCTATACGAACATCATACGGGGAGTGGGGAAGCCGATGAACTATCGTTTAATCGCATTGGATGTGGACGGCACGCTGCTGAACGACGAGCATGAGCTGTCCGAGATGACGATCCGCACGCTGCATGCGGTTCACGCGGCTGGGCTGCGCATCGTGCTCTGTACGGGACGCGGGCCTGGGAACGCGATTCCGATCTTCGAGGAGATCGGTCTTGAGGGCGTACTGATCACGCATAACGGAGCGTCAACGGTACAGTCGCCGGGAGCTGGGGTGCTGCATGAGTATGCTTTTGCGATGCGGGAGCTGGAGGCAGTTGTTCGGTATTGCCGTGAGCGTGGCGTGCACTTCGACGTGAACACGTCCTGGAAGCTGTATGTGGAGAAGGTGGCAGCTCCCGTCGCGCTGATGTACGAGCAGTTCCTCATCGAGCCTGTGCAGGTCGACGATGTGCTTGCGATGTCGGAGCCTGTTGTGAAGTTCACGATGTTCGGAGAGGCCGAGCAGATGGATCGAGTGGAGGCGGACCTGAGAGGCGAAGCGCTGGAGCTTCCGAATTCGTTCCATTATATACGCAGCGGCGAGCAGTTCATCGATATGATGCTGAGTACGGTGTCGAAGGGGCATGCCTTGGAGCGGCTGGCTTCCTCCTGGGGCATTGAGCGGGAGCAGATCATCGCGATGGGCAACTATTATAATGATGTGGACATGCTGCAGTTCGCCGGACTCGGCATTGCGATGGACAACTCGCCGGAGGGCGTGAAGGCGGCCGCTGACGAGGTGACGCTCTCGAATAATGAGCACGGCGTGCATGCCGCTCTCGTCAAGCACGTACTCGCTCCGCTTCATGCTGCGGGGCTTGGGCAGTAGCACTAGGCGTACATCGATACACGCAGGCTCGGGACGACAGATCCCGGGTCTTTTTTCTCTGGCTAGCCGTCGGTTCAATAGAAAATACGAGATTACGCGGAGCTCGCGCATACTTTAGCTGGAAGGAAGGACATGCTAAGAGCGCATAGGTTTATGAGCTTTACAACCATTTTCCCAAGGGAGGGACTCGAATGAACAGCGTAATGTTGAGGCCGGATCTGAAGACGGCGGGCGGAGAAGTGTGTGATGTGGTGTACAAAAACCGGTTTGTAGGCACGTTGACAATGGTGTACCGGGAGTCCTCCCGCGTGGCCGGTTCTTTGCAGCTTGAGCAAGAGGTGCTGTCCAAGTCGGATAAAGAGCTCGTGTTCGAGGCGGTGCATGAGTATGTGCAGTCGTTCGTCGATGCAATCGGGGCGAAGGACTGTGAGATTATGGTCACCTACAGCAGCTACGACCATGTGATCGCTACGGAGCAGACGAAGGCGTTCCATAATGACAGCTTCGGTGTGACGACCGGTGCGAATGAGGATTTCGAATACGATACGGATTGGGTCGATACGGATTCCCGTCTGGAGGACGAATCCCCGCTGGAGCGTGACGACTACTCGATGGGTGATTACGAGCTTGTCGTTGCGGGAGAGGCCGAGGATGCGGTCGAATACCAGATTTATGATAAGGAAGAAAATTTGCTCGCCGAAGCGTTCCTCACGATGGAGGGCCGCGACGTATTCGGTACGGTCGATTGGCTCGTTGAGCCGAGTGACCGCGAGCTGGATGTTATCGCCGACCTGATCGTGCTAGACCTCGATGAGGACGAGATCGACACGTTCGTTATTCATATGGTGTACGATAACGATATTATCGAGACGATTGAGCTGACGCACGAGGACTTGCTCGATAACGAGGACGAGTCCGTACAGGTGTTCTCCGAGAGCGAGCTGACTAAGCACGATTACATGATCTCCATGTGCCGCGATGACGGCGATGTGCTGACGTATGAAATTTACCAAGCATCTCGTGGCAGTCTTCCAATCGGCATTGCGACGATCGATATTAGCCAGCGCCAGCTGACAGGCTTCATCGACTTCCGCGAGCCGGGCGAGGAGAGCGACCGTGAGCTGATCGCGACGCTGCTGATGGAGGAGCTGGACAAGGAGAAGGATTACGAAACCCTCAATCTGTCCATGATGCACCGCAACCGGCTGATCGAGGAAGTGCTGTTCGAGACGGAGCAGGTGCATTAGGTGCTTGGTGGAGTTGTGAGAAGGTAATCGTGACGAGTAAAAAGGTAAGCTCCCTGAACCGCTTATGGCTTATGCGGCAGGGAGCTGCTTGGCGTTGTGGAGCTACTGAATGGAAGGCAGATGTGCAGCGCGTACAGGAACCTCGGTGCTCTCTGTTGTGCCGTTGGCGAGCTGGTCAGACACATTGGAGCCCCATGACCAAAGCACACCGTGATGGTCAATAGCCATATTGTGGGCTGGCTGTACGCTGATGTCCATAATATTCCGAAGCTCATCCACCTGCCGTGGCTGCATAGGGTACGATTCATCGGGGGACATGTTCGGACAGTCGTTTATTGTGCAGTACATTGTTCTTCCCCACGTCCAGACAGTCCCGTCCTTTGTCAGAGCGAGTGTCGTACGTCCATTCGTATGAATCGTCTCTACATCTGTAATTCCTTCATACTGAACAGGCTTGATGTTGGAGAGGCTTGGCATCCCCTCGGTTCCTCTTGGGTTCTCTCCCCACGTCCACACGGTGCCGTCCTTCTTCATGGCATAGAAGACATCTGAGTCGCCTTGCGACAGCTTGACGATATCCGTTAGGCCCTTAATTTGCGTTAGCTCCCTATGCAGGGATGCTCCGTAGGATTCATGCCGTACCCATACCGTGCCATCCTCCTGAATAACGTGTAGATAGTTGTGACCAGCTGAGATGTCCACCGCTTTCCTCTCTAATGGTAGCTTCACTGGCTCGGAGGTCTTTAAATTCACTTGACCTAATTCAGGATAAAGGTAATTCCACATCCATACATTACCATCTTTATCTAGCGCCATGTTGATGAAGTGTGTGGAAGAGATTTTGGTAATATCCTTGAGTCCTGTAATCTGCAGGGCACCATAACTGAAGTAATCGGGATTCGAAGGCCAGCCTGTCATGAAATCGATCTTGGATGAGTCGTGCCTCCAGACGGTCCCGTTCTGCTTGAGCATGAGCTTATCTCCGCGGCTGTAGTGATAAGATGCCGCGTCCTTGAAGGCTGATGCGCGAACAGGCTTAACACCTGCCGGTTCTGTGCCTTTTGGTGACCAGACCCAGATCTCGCCCTTGCTGTTATAAGCGGAGCATTGGTATTCCGTTAAGCTCAGGCGATAGCTCTTATCCGGCTTCGGCTCGTCATTTGCTTGTTGTGCAGGATTGGCGGCAAAGCTGGGAAGGCTTAAGGAGACCGCCAGCAAGGTAGTTAGGCTCGCTAGCAGCACAAGCTTTCCATGACGAGATCGTACATTAGTCGTTTTCATCGTACACCTCTTTCATATGGATTAATTTACATTTATTAGACGGCGGTCAAAAGGAAAAGTTGTGGAAAAAAAGAAAAATTATGCTGCAACCTTAATCGTGCTGCAAGCG
Above is a genomic segment from Paenibacillus sp. YYML68 containing:
- a CDS encoding FecR domain-containing protein yields the protein MRKKSHLRRNRRGTLVRLLVTASLVSTTLSSPMALPAHASSVRSAIVSEVTGTVTYKKSGGSRSNTVYQDLTLNEGDSISTGSGAYAVLKIADRDDLITIDQNTEVYISELVEIDGAKKSKLKMWAGSLWSKVKSLVASSDEVEVATPTAVMGVRGTHFYTYVNPLTGQELMLVASGRVHVNTITATELMDTQGAVISPSESGKSVMVYPAQQVTLDKGQEVQDLKTKVEYVDINELVSVASPAVLGKIIENVPDILQENEKVKEQLKQKFEQGAQKPDPNAALFIPTDEVLKKIQSNIDAFLPNVAKQAVEQKKVTEQQIQNTNAKIAEAQKKLDLNNVPKLDPNAGKDPAAGKPVSKPAVQVGAGKEAEENRKAAPQQAIEQAKASTTSKAAENTKVETKLVQTAEQTLLNSYTASQQQQFNKAKTDNTAANPQPVQVPNSSGGGSSGEVPAKPELVSTAVTKALVNQEVELKLKAAAGTTVSVKKAGSTESPQSAAVVDGTATIKVKFSQRGTYTLHAYTTNSNGSSESISLPAIQVYEPAVKAVQAGPRSGSEVRLQLDIQDIVDGTTLNEKSFYAVEVHLLYDKTKLTYNGPKALPDNDGTLFDGANGAEVVRQDSGATQSELTYAGSLFQSSTSNPASEISLNGAKKTLAYIPLTVTTTDPSAEVTVAYVKVLDKAGDILFESSNSQKLTVSLTN
- a CDS encoding stalk domain-containing protein; this encodes MNKVLRILLVSGLAAALATGGSASAASLLEGALLGADQKPLLTVDTAAGTGQLGSANGAAASATFRIPAGLAVKADGTVYIADSRNHEIRAMKDGKVELVAGTFFDVDDKGFPVGGMLDGQGELTLFTNPHGISLDKNGNLYVADSGNHAIRKIDASGNVTTLAGDGIIGLTDDVGGKARFYQPLDVAVADNGTVYVADTLNHVIRRIATNGQVTTLNAPSTRAVEVSRGQAAPAGDFADGELKNAKFNEPSGLVLDAKGNLYVSDSGNQRIRYIDLQQQTVTTVAGGGQASRLTDLYVPGEYADGPAAAARFHFPIGLALTDNGGIVVADSQNHSIRLIANGQVTTVAGTANQTTMEHDGVDRHTGFHRPVDVAVLKDGSLLVADAFNNKLRHVQPFKLPANLPQDDSVKVVLNNDWITFDAQPEITNGRTMVPVGAISEALGYKVTFDDATRAIQLIKDDVTIELYVDRTGIKRLVEGERAVEKETDAAPYMKQGRTYVPVRFFAEEIGLDVQWDGNSRTAIIRTKLQDNN
- a CDS encoding HD-GYP domain-containing protein, with the translated sequence MSIENDKLLERIEQLEKRNRELELLLASASVLSRTDLVQEEPFSVSLIQSLVLALDSRDPYTAGHSSRVALYSLWIARKLGMSEEECRQFHRAALMHDIGKIGVPDRVLLKEESLTDEEFQVMISHTTIGARILSKLEPESRMVQATEVAKYHHEKMDGSGYPEGLLGEAIPFFARIAAVADAFDAMTTDRPYAKGRSYADGVKEIIRCRGTHFDPVVVDAFEAVMRERLGREFDRYVMKHGDLV
- a CDS encoding quinone-dependent dihydroorotate dehydrogenase, producing MLYKKIAKPVLFRMDPEKAHHLMIDLMYTLGNVPGGRQTLKAMWGVGSYPELETEVVGIRFPNPVGLAAGLDKNGKAVPGFSSIGFGFMEVGTITPQPQEGNPLPRLFRLPEDGALINRMGFNNVGVEGMKRNLRSQGSRTIPLAINIGKNKSTPNEEAENDYRLCIQALYGYGDFFVVNISSPNTPDLRQLQHGDDLSRLLAAVKDEIRVQHAQFGGKEKPVLVKIAPDLTPEETEYTVATIVRSGVSGIIVSNTTIGRDGLAHPNRGEAGGLSGRPLTSKSTELIRSVYKLTEGNVPIIGSGGIFTAEDAYEKIRAGASLVEVYTALIYEGPPLLKQINQGLRKLLKKDGFKHISEAVGSEHRG
- a CDS encoding GTP pyrophosphokinase family protein; this translates as MDGRDWKKFLIPYEQAVEELKVKFKTLRSELKTREQYSPIEFVTGRVKRISSILEKAKRLSVPMEQLETGIEDIAGIRIMCQFVEDIERLAEIIRAREDMTVLYVKDYINNKKPSGYRSYHIIVEFPVQTALGMKRVLAEIQLRTLAMNFWATIEHSLNYKYRQSLPEEVVNRLSKAAEAAYLLDQEMSSIRHEIMEAQELFEDMSNIVNKLMDGIQQLYFYHRVREAAHFQLRFNELWDSNDVWLLKELSNQVDEAISRAKKST
- a CDS encoding DUF309 domain-containing protein → MASQYDRLYVLFVYYFNVERDYFECHEVMEELWLEEGRDTLYQGLLQVAVGLYHYRNGNNGGAVKLMTAALEKLEGQPDDVLGIDLKRLREDSRIYLDKLHRLAEEPFAFYDLDIRILDAELSALVEELKLHPPSPHEEE